TTTGTACAGAACAGGACCTCTCGGACTGAGGGAGCACCATCCCTCAGTTTTTCGTTTTCAGGCTTCTGGGTCACAGAAACATTTCTACAGGGTGCTGTCAGTCACCTTTGTAACAGCACCCTGTAGGAATGTCTACATCCTGTACAGGTCTCACTTGTTAGGGTAAGACCGTTGGACCTCGAAAAAGCAGTCTGGGGTCCCCAAGAAAGGTGGTACATCATGAAAGGTACATCCCGTTTTATTGTGGGTCTGACATTGACAGTTTCTCTGCTGACCTGTGTTGCTCTGGCGCAAACCACACCTGAGCAGCCCACACCACCTCCTGCTGAACAGCCTGTGACCCCTCCTGCAGACCCACCGATGGACATGCCTGCAGATCCAGCGGCCCCTGCCACACCGGCCCCCACCAGTTCGGACATGAGCACCACCATGATGGATCAGGTGGACATGAGCAAGACGTTCACCATGACCGACAAGAACTTTGCCATCAAGATGCACACAGGCAACAACTACGAAATTGCTGCAGCCCAGATTGCCCTGACCAAATCCAGCTCTGCTGCTGTCAAGGCTTTTGCGCAGCAGATGATCACCGACCACACCAGCATGGACCAGCTCCTGATGAATGCTGTCCGGTCCATCAAGCCTGAGCACATGGTGCCAGGTCTGCTGACCCCCAAACAGCAGTTGATGCTGGACCGCCTGAACGCTGCCACTGTGGATTTTGATGCTGAATACAAGGCACAGATGATTGAGAGCCACCAGGAAACCCTGGACCTGCTGCAGATGTTCATCGACAGCAAGTATGGAAACACTGTGCTGAAAGGTGTTGCTCAGGGGGCAGTGCCCGTGGTGACCATGCACCTCCAGATGGCCCAGGGTCTGGTCCTCTGACAGACCTTCAGGAACACCTCAAGCAGGAACCCCTCAGGGCCGCAGTCATGAGGGGTTCCTGCTTGAGGGAACGGATTCACTGGCCCACCATCAGAGGGCCAGTGAATTTGAAAAACATTTCAACTGATCTCAGCCAAAACCGTTCAAAGCCTTCCACTGTCCTGATCCTGATGGTCATTTTGGGGGAACAAGTCGCCTGAACAGACTGTTGTTTAAAGATATCACCCTGCTCACCGTCTCACTCCACCAAAAAGAGGCAGGGGAGTCAGCCTGCCTCAGGAGAAAAGGGAAATTGAAGATGGGAGTGAAGTTGTCCTGTTGCCGCAGGTCAGACTGTTTTTACTTGTTGAAGTCTCGCTTGCCTTCCTGAACGATTTTTTCCACAGTTTTCTGGGCTTCGTCCAGGGCTTCTTTGGGGCTGCGTCCACGCAGGATCACATCGTCCACCGCTTTGTTGACGGCGGTTTCGTAGGTGGGTGCGTACACAGGTGCGGGCATCACGAAGGTGTATTTCATGTTGCCAACCAGCTTCTTGAAGAGGGGGTTGGTGTTGGCAGTCTGGGCGGTGCGGGATGCAGGCAGGTCGTTCTGCTCAACGGCCCAGATCTTGGCCCCTTCGGTGGCAAGGTAACGGGCAAAAGCATAGGCTTCTTTGGGGTGTTTGGTGCCTCTGGGAATTTCGAGGTTGAATCCACCACCCCAGGAGGTCATGTTGCCGGGTTTGCCATTGGGGGTGGGCACTGCAACCATGCCCCACTCCATGTCAGGCGCGTTGCGCTGCAAGGTGGTGATGTAGTTGCCGTTTTTGACCACCATGGCGACCTTGCCACTCATGAACTCGTCCTGGCCTGCTCCCCCGAAGGAGGCTTTGAAGCTGGAGTAATTCTGTGATCCGTAACGGTCGGTCCACTTCTTCATGAATTCGAGGGCTTTGACCGCGTTGGCGTTGTTCACGCGGGGATCTTCGAATTCCTTGTCGAAAAGGGTGTCTTGCAGGTTGCCGACCCATCCGGTGTAACCGTAATCCCCAAAATTGGGGTGGAAGCCCATGCGGGTGTAGCGGTCCCCGTCTTTCTTGTCGAGCTTGTTGGAGTAGTTCCACAGGTCATCCCAGGTTTTGGGGGCCTTGTTGGGATCGAGACCGACTTCTTTGAAAGCTTTCTTGTTGTAAAACAGCATGCGGGTGTCGGTCACGAAAGGCAAGGCG
This sequence is a window from Deinococcus cellulosilyticus NBRC 106333 = KACC 11606. Protein-coding genes within it:
- a CDS encoding DUF4142 domain-containing protein; amino-acid sequence: MKGTSRFIVGLTLTVSLLTCVALAQTTPEQPTPPPAEQPVTPPADPPMDMPADPAAPATPAPTSSDMSTTMMDQVDMSKTFTMTDKNFAIKMHTGNNYEIAAAQIALTKSSSAAVKAFAQQMITDHTSMDQLLMNAVRSIKPEHMVPGLLTPKQQLMLDRLNAATVDFDAEYKAQMIESHQETLDLLQMFIDSKYGNTVLKGVAQGAVPVVTMHLQMAQGLVL
- a CDS encoding ABC transporter substrate-binding protein, which produces MRKGHLLLLTVSCLSMLGMGTSLAQAKKEVVKLNFWAHWLSAQRRPTIDKIINNWNAKNPNIQVEYTGIPFDQIINKTLAGVAAGNPPDVVVIDIRTSRFRAAKNQITDLSALGADKSANLFFPNLYATGTYKGKQYALPFVTDTRMLFYNKKAFKEVGLDPNKAPKTWDDLWNYSNKLDKKDGDRYTRMGFHPNFGDYGYTGWVGNLQDTLFDKEFEDPRVNNANAVKALEFMKKWTDRYGSQNYSSFKASFGGAGQDEFMSGKVAMVVKNGNYITTLQRNAPDMEWGMVAVPTPNGKPGNMTSWGGGFNLEIPRGTKHPKEAYAFARYLATEGAKIWAVEQNDLPASRTAQTANTNPLFKKLVGNMKYTFVMPAPVYAPTYETAVNKAVDDVILRGRSPKEALDEAQKTVEKIVQEGKRDFNK